Within the Candidatus Hydrogenedentota bacterium genome, the region GTCCCGCCCAAATCTCCGCAGTACCAGGGGGCTGGAGTGTGTGCTGCGGCTGGGCGTTCAGGCGTTTTCCGCGATTGAAAGGCAGAGTTGGATTACTATGGATCATGAAGAATCCATGGGTTCCGCGTTTGCGGCGACTTCCGTCGAGAACTGTTACCAGTGCGGCAAATGCACGGCGGGCTGCCCGGCCTCGGATGAAATGGACTTCATGCCGAACCAAATCCTGCGCCTGGTGCAAACGGACGACGTCGACAGGGCCATGCGGTCGCGGGCGATCTGGCTGTGTGTTTCCTGCCTGACCTGCACGACACGATGTCCCCAGTCCGTGGATTGCGCCGGCGTGATGGACGTCCTCCGCGAGATGGCCGCCGAACAGAAAACGGTACCAGCTGACGTGCAGCGGGTCCTGGTGTTCCAGCGGGCTTTCCTCGACAACATACGCCGGCACGGCCGGACCAATGAAGTCGAACTTATCATGCAATTCAAGACCCTTGGATTTCTCAAAGATCGCAATATCCGGCTTTTGATGAAGGACGCGCTGTTGGCGCCCAAGCTCATGCAGCGGGGTAAGTTCCATCTGCGGGGCGAATCGGTGCGGGACCGTGCGGTGGTGCGGCGCATCTTCGACCGGTGCATGCCGAACGCTGGCAAGGCCCGCATGGCCGCCGCGGATGAGGGCAGCGGGTCCGAGGAGGCCGTCTGATGATGGAGTTTGGGTACTACCCCGGTTGCGCGCTTCACGGCTCATCCAACGATTATGAGCAATCGGTACAGGCATGCTTGAAACCCCTGGGCGTCGGTCTAAAGGAGCTCGACGACTGGCTCTGTTGTGGCGCGACGGCCGCCCACACGTTGAACCACATGCTGGCCGTGTCCCTGCCCGCGCGAAATCTGGCCTTGGCCGAGCGGGACGGCTTCGCCGACGTGTTCGCGCCCTGCCCGATGTGCTCGATGGAGCTCATCAAGGTAAACCGGGCCTTGGACGGGAATCCCGAGTTGCGCAAGCGGGTCTCCGAGATTGTCGAGCTGCCGGTCGAGGGGAAAACGCAGATTCTCAATCTTATCCAGGTTTTTCAAAAGATTGGCGTGGACCAGATTCGCGCGGCGGTGAAAAAGCCGCTCAGCCATGTTAAGGCGGCCTGCTATTATGGCTGTCTTTTGACCAGGCCCCCCGATACGCTTCAGTTTGACGACCCCGAACATCCCCGTTCGATGGAGACGGTGCTCGAAGCGTTGGGCGCATCTACCGTCGCGTGGAATTACGCCACGGAATGTTGCGGGGCGGGATTGACGATGGCGCGCGAGGAGTTGGTGTGCGAACTGTCGCACCGGATCCTGACTAACGCAGCGGCGCACGGGGCCAATTGCCTCGTGGTAGCCTGTCCGATGTGCCATACCAATCTGGACATGAAACAGGCGGACATCGACCGTCGCTACGGCGTGCACCACGACATGGTGGTCTATTACCTCTCTGACTTGGTAGGAATGGCGCTGGGCGTGGACGAAACCGAGCTCGGCGTGAACAAGCATTTCGTCGTGAGACAAGCAGGGCAACCGTTGGAAAGCGGGGCAACGCAGACCGCGGAGATGCAATAGAACTATGGGCAGAATCGGCGTATTCATTTGCTGGTGCGGCGAGAACATCGCGCGCGCGTTCGACATGGACGAGCTGACCGAGGCCGTGGCCGAAATCCCGGGCGTTCGGTGTGCGATAGACTACAAGTACATGTGTTCCGAGCCTGGCCAGGCGCTCATCCGCGAGAAAATCCGTTCGGAGAAGCTCGAAGCCATCGTGGTGGCCTCCTGTTCGCCTCACATGCATCTGAAGACCTTCCGGGCGGCTGCGCAGGCGGCCGGGCTGAATCCGTACCTCGTCGAGATGGCTAACATCCGCGAGCAGTGCTCCTGGGTGCACGAGCCGTACGAGGACGAGACGGTCGCCAAAGCCGTCTCCATTATCCGCATGACCGTGCAGAAGGTTCTGCGCAACCGCGCGCTCGAACCCATCCATGTTCCGCTGACGAAGCGGGCGCTCGTTGTTGGCGGCGGGGTGGCC harbors:
- a CDS encoding 4Fe-4S dicluster domain-containing protein, with the protein product MDHEESMGSAFAATSVENCYQCGKCTAGCPASDEMDFMPNQILRLVQTDDVDRAMRSRAIWLCVSCLTCTTRCPQSVDCAGVMDVLREMAAEQKTVPADVQRVLVFQRAFLDNIRRHGRTNEVELIMQFKTLGFLKDRNIRLLMKDALLAPKLMQRGKFHLRGESVRDRAVVRRIFDRCMPNAGKARMAAADEGSGSEEAV
- a CDS encoding CoB--CoM heterodisulfide reductase iron-sulfur subunit B family protein, with product MMEFGYYPGCALHGSSNDYEQSVQACLKPLGVGLKELDDWLCCGATAAHTLNHMLAVSLPARNLALAERDGFADVFAPCPMCSMELIKVNRALDGNPELRKRVSEIVELPVEGKTQILNLIQVFQKIGVDQIRAAVKKPLSHVKAACYYGCLLTRPPDTLQFDDPEHPRSMETVLEALGASTVAWNYATECCGAGLTMAREELVCELSHRILTNAAAHGANCLVVACPMCHTNLDMKQADIDRRYGVHHDMVVYYLSDLVGMALGVDETELGVNKHFVVRQAGQPLESGATQTAEMQ